The proteins below come from a single Fusobacterium nucleatum genomic window:
- a CDS encoding tetratricopeptide repeat protein, with the protein MKDELLKKIEDLYDLDKHQEIIDMIEVLPAEQLNNELIGQLGRAYNNVGKYEKAIEILKSIEIEEGNTMRWNYRIGYSYYYLGDYENAEKYFLKAHEIDSEDEDIKRFLLDIYIELSKQVIDKESNQDKALEYALKSKEYISTNDDRIQCDSYLAWLYDKIGAFDVAEELLKNIISLGRDDAWINSELAYCLGELNKFEESLEHYLRAKELGREDDWIYSQIGWTYRRLGKYEDALEADFKAQELGQNDAWVNIEIGICYKELEKFEEALKYYLVANELNEGKNLWILSEIAWVYGAMENYDEELKYLEATKKLGRDDEWINAEYGKVYYKLEQYEKALEFFNKAKKLGQNDAWINVQIARCYKALDKNEDALKAYLKAEKFEENDVWLLSEIAWLYDGLGKYKEGLKYLKRIEKLDRDDCWFNTEYGFCLMRMQKYDKAIEKYKHALELKEELNEEIYLNCQLGFCYRLLEKYEEALKYHLKGQELGRNDDWINIEIGLCYKELENYEKALEHYLIAYEQDKEDTWLLSDIGWIYNELEKYDDGLQFLQKAQELGREDSWIYAEIGQCLGRLGKYEEGIEKLKKALEIIEEDKTNDNVDEKIFINSEIGWLYGKIENSNPNEALHYLYAARDLGRDDQWLNAEIGWELGYNDKDKDEEAVKYFERSIELGRDDEWVWARIANIYFDLERYEDALKAYNRAYELEGAYKEGKDSLYICSIGRTLRRLGRYEEAIEKLLESRRLSLEEGDVVDLEDLELAYCYAVLGNKEKAEEHIKLSIDSLGTYAESEEYLKKQFDEIREMINVLSHPS; encoded by the coding sequence ATGAAAGATGAGTTATTAAAAAAAATTGAAGATTTATATGATTTGGATAAGCACCAAGAAATAATAGATATGATAGAAGTACTTCCAGCAGAGCAATTAAACAATGAATTAATAGGGCAATTAGGTAGAGCATATAACAATGTTGGAAAATATGAAAAAGCAATAGAAATTTTAAAGAGCATAGAAATAGAAGAAGGAAATACTATGCGTTGGAATTACAGAATAGGATATTCTTATTACTATTTAGGTGACTATGAAAATGCAGAAAAATATTTTTTAAAAGCACATGAAATAGATTCAGAAGACGAAGATATTAAAAGGTTTTTGTTAGACATATATATAGAATTATCAAAACAGGTGATTGATAAAGAAAGTAATCAAGATAAAGCACTAGAGTATGCTTTAAAATCGAAAGAATACATATCAACAAATGACGACAGAATTCAATGTGATTCATATTTAGCTTGGTTATATGATAAGATTGGAGCTTTTGATGTGGCAGAGGAACTTTTAAAGAATATTATTAGTTTAGGTAGAGATGATGCTTGGATAAATTCGGAGTTAGCATATTGTTTAGGAGAATTAAATAAATTTGAAGAGTCATTAGAACATTATTTAAGGGCTAAGGAATTAGGAAGAGAAGATGATTGGATATATTCTCAAATTGGTTGGACATATCGTCGTTTAGGAAAATATGAAGATGCTTTGGAAGCAGATTTTAAGGCACAAGAATTGGGTCAAAATGATGCTTGGGTAAATATTGAAATAGGAATTTGCTATAAGGAATTAGAAAAATTTGAAGAAGCATTAAAATATTATTTAGTGGCAAATGAATTAAATGAAGGTAAGAATCTTTGGATATTATCTGAAATAGCTTGGGTATATGGAGCTATGGAGAATTATGATGAAGAATTAAAGTATTTAGAAGCAACTAAGAAACTTGGAAGAGATGATGAATGGATAAATGCTGAATATGGGAAAGTTTACTATAAATTAGAACAGTATGAAAAAGCATTAGAATTCTTTAATAAAGCAAAAAAATTAGGTCAAAATGATGCTTGGATTAATGTACAAATAGCAAGATGTTATAAGGCATTAGATAAAAATGAAGATGCTTTGAAAGCCTATCTAAAAGCTGAAAAGTTTGAAGAAAATGATGTATGGCTATTATCTGAAATAGCTTGGCTCTATGATGGATTAGGTAAATATAAAGAAGGTTTAAAATATCTTAAAAGAATAGAAAAATTAGATAGAGATGATTGTTGGTTTAATACAGAATACGGTTTCTGTTTAATGAGAATGCAAAAATATGATAAAGCCATAGAAAAATATAAACATGCTTTGGAATTAAAAGAAGAACTTAATGAAGAAATTTATTTGAATTGTCAACTTGGGTTCTGTTATCGTCTTTTAGAAAAATATGAGGAAGCATTAAAATATCATTTAAAAGGTCAAGAATTAGGAAGAAATGATGATTGGATAAACATAGAAATTGGGCTATGTTATAAAGAATTAGAGAATTATGAAAAAGCACTTGAACATTATTTGATAGCTTATGAACAAGATAAGGAAGATACTTGGTTACTATCAGATATTGGTTGGATTTATAATGAACTTGAAAAGTATGATGATGGTTTACAATTCTTACAAAAAGCTCAAGAACTTGGAAGAGAAGATAGTTGGATATATGCAGAGATAGGACAATGTTTAGGTAGATTAGGAAAATATGAAGAAGGTATTGAAAAATTAAAAAAAGCTTTAGAAATAATTGAAGAAGATAAAACTAATGATAATGTAGATGAAAAAATCTTTATAAATTCTGAAATAGGCTGGCTTTATGGAAAAATAGAAAATTCAAATCCTAATGAAGCTCTACATTATTTATATGCAGCAAGAGATTTAGGTAGAGATGACCAATGGCTTAATGCAGAGATAGGTTGGGAATTGGGCTATAATGATAAAGATAAGGATGAAGAGGCAGTAAAATATTTTGAAAGATCTATTGAATTAGGTAGAGATGATGAATGGGTTTGGGCAAGAATTGCTAATATTTATTTTGATTTAGAAAGATATGAAGATGCTTTAAAAGCATATAATAGAGCTTATGAACTTGAAGGAGCATATAAAGAAGGAAAAGATAGTTTATATATATGTAGCATAGGAAGAACTTTAAGAAGGTTGGGAAGATATGAAGAAGCTATTGAAAAACTTTTAGAATCAAGAAGACTATCTCTTGAAGAAGGAGATGTTGTAGATTTAGAGGATTTAGAGCTTGCATATTGTTATGCTGTTCTTGGAAATAAAGAGAAAGCAGAAGAACATATAAAATTATCTATTGATTCATTAGGAACTTATGCAGAAAGTGAAGAATACTTGAAAAAACAATTTGATGAAATTAGAGAAATGATAAATGTTCTATCTCATCCATCATAA
- the rpmB gene encoding 50S ribosomal protein L28, translated as MQRCEITGTGLISGNKISHSHRLTRRVWKPNLQVTTLLVNGSPIKVKVCARTLKTLKGASEVEVMRILKANIATLSERLLKHLNK; from the coding sequence ATGCAAAGATGTGAAATTACAGGAACTGGTTTAATCAGTGGAAACAAAATATCTCACTCTCATAGATTAACTAGAAGAGTATGGAAACCTAACCTACAAGTTACAACTTTACTTGTTAATGGTAGCCCAATAAAAGTAAAAGTTTGTGCTAGAACTTTAAAAACTTTAAAAGGAGCTTCTGAAGTAGAAGTAATGAGAATTTTAAAAGCAAATATTGCTACTCTAAGTGAAAGATTATTAAAACACTTAAACAAATAA
- a CDS encoding DeoR/GlpR family DNA-binding transcription regulator — MLFEDRISLILKFIEQNGSIENSKIIKDLKISEATLRRDLAHLEKEGKIKRVRGGAILKKIARKEIAIQEENSNKDSKKKIAKLAAQFISNGDYIYLDAGTTTYEIIDYMKGKDIKVVTNGIIHLEKLVDNDIETYLIGGRIKKSTLAIVGVKALRDLSEFRFDKAFIGINGINENGYSTHDIEEALIKKQAIDNSNKAFILADSSKFDIVYFANVARLEEATIITDKKEVNKNIIKHTKIIND, encoded by the coding sequence ATGTTATTTGAAGACAGAATTTCACTCATTTTAAAATTTATTGAACAAAATGGCAGTATTGAAAATTCAAAAATTATTAAGGACTTAAAAATTAGTGAAGCTACTCTTAGGAGAGATTTAGCTCATCTTGAAAAAGAAGGTAAAATTAAAAGAGTTAGAGGGGGGGCAATTTTAAAAAAGATTGCTAGAAAAGAAATAGCAATCCAAGAAGAAAATTCTAATAAAGATAGTAAAAAGAAAATTGCAAAATTAGCAGCACAATTTATTTCTAATGGAGATTATATCTATTTAGATGCAGGAACAACAACCTATGAAATTATTGACTATATGAAAGGAAAGGATATCAAGGTTGTAACAAATGGAATTATACATTTAGAAAAACTTGTAGATAACGATATTGAAACCTATTTAATAGGTGGAAGAATTAAAAAAAGTACCTTGGCTATTGTAGGAGTGAAAGCTCTTAGAGATTTATCAGAATTTAGATTTGATAAGGCTTTTATTGGAATTAATGGGATTAATGAAAATGGTTATTCAACTCATGACATTGAAGAGGCTTTAATCAAAAAACAAGCTATTGATAATTCTAATAAGGCTTTTATTTTAGCAGATAGCTCAAAATTTGACATTGTATACTTTGCTAATGTTGCAAGACTTGAAGAGGCTACAATAATAACTGATAAAAAAGAAGTAAATAAAAATATAATAAAACATACAAAAATAATAAATGATTGA
- the pfkB gene encoding 1-phosphofructokinase produces the protein MIYSVTLNPSIDFIVRVKDFQLGETNRAYKDNFFAGGKGIMVSKLLKNVKTDCVNLGFLGGFTGTFIEQNLKKLNILSDFVTVNENTRVNVKLKTETETEINCQGPKISETEKEEFLDKIRKTKSDDFVILSGSVPSNLGNDFYITIIEILNKNGVKFTLDSSGETFSKSLKYKPFLIKPNKDELKEYAKREFKNNQEIVDYVRENLVDKAEHVIISLGGEGALYIDKNFSLFAQPLRVKENVVNTVGAGDSVVAGFVNYMLKHNDTEKAFRFAVACGTATSFSEDIGELNFIEKIYNKLVIERKCYGN, from the coding sequence ATGATATATTCAGTAACTTTGAATCCCTCCATTGACTTTATTGTTAGAGTAAAGGATTTTCAATTAGGTGAAACTAACAGAGCCTATAAAGATAATTTCTTTGCTGGTGGTAAAGGAATAATGGTATCAAAACTCTTAAAAAATGTTAAGACTGATTGTGTAAATCTTGGTTTTTTAGGAGGATTTACAGGAACATTTATAGAGCAGAATTTAAAAAAATTAAATATTTTATCAGATTTTGTAACTGTAAATGAAAACACAAGAGTAAATGTTAAATTAAAAACTGAAACTGAAACTGAAATTAACTGTCAAGGTCCAAAAATTTCTGAGACTGAAAAAGAAGAATTCTTAGATAAAATAAGAAAAACTAAAAGTGATGACTTTGTTATTTTATCTGGTTCAGTACCTAGTAATCTTGGAAATGATTTCTATATAACTATCATAGAAATTTTAAATAAAAATGGAGTAAAATTTACTCTTGATAGTAGTGGAGAAACTTTTAGTAAATCTTTAAAATATAAACCTTTTTTAATAAAACCTAATAAAGATGAATTAAAAGAATACGCTAAAAGAGAATTTAAAAATAATCAAGAAATTGTAGATTATGTTAGAGAAAATCTTGTGGATAAGGCAGAGCATGTAATTATTTCTCTAGGTGGAGAAGGAGCTTTATATATAGATAAAAACTTTTCACTTTTTGCTCAGCCATTGAGAGTAAAAGAAAATGTAGTCAACACTGTTGGAGCAGGAGATTCAGTTGTTGCTGGTTTTGTAAATTATATGCTTAAACATAATGATACGGAAAAAGCATTTAGATTTGCAGTAGCTTGTGGAACAGCAACAAGTTTCTCTGAGGATATAGGAGAATTAAACTTCATTGAGAAAATATATAATAAACTAGTTATAGAAAGGAAGTGCTATGGAAATTAA
- a CDS encoding PTS fructose transporter subunit IIABC has product MEIKDLLKKDLMIMDLKASTKMEAIDEMVAKLKEKNIISDEAAFKNLILKREEKSSTGLGEGVAMPHAKTSVVNTPTVLFARSNKGINYDALDGEPVYIFFMIAASEDAHDLHIDTLAKLSKMLLNDDFTQGLKTCGTPDEVYTLIDKYSEKSQEAIKKEAKEVQNTNKKKILAVTACPTGIAHTYMAEAALKEAGEKLGVDVKVETNGADGIKNNLTTNDINEAVGIIVAADKKVETTRFNDRKVIVTSTADAIKNAETLIKRILNNEAPIFKAEANDNSEEDTQETDSIGRIIYKSIMSGVSNMLPFVIGGGILLALSFVVERFMGENQLFKLLFDVGAGAFHFLIPILAGFIAMSIADKPGFMPGAVAGYMASQGAGFLGGLIGGFIAGYSVIFLKKMTKNMSKQFDGMKSMVIYPIFSLAITGLLMYFIISPIFTKINLIVADWLNNLGTVNAVVLGAILGGMMSVDMGGPINKAAYTFSIGVFTDTGNGTFMAAVMAGGMVPPLAIALAMTLFKNNFDEKEKQSTISNFILGLSFITEGAIPFAAKEPVKVIGSCVIGAAIAGGLTQFWSVSAPAPHGGIFVIPAMPSVHSAIFFVVSIAIGTIISGMIFGLLRGKKK; this is encoded by the coding sequence ATGGAAATTAAAGATTTACTAAAAAAAGATCTAATGATAATGGATTTAAAAGCCTCAACAAAGATGGAAGCTATTGATGAAATGGTAGCAAAATTAAAAGAAAAAAATATTATTTCTGATGAGGCAGCTTTTAAAAATTTAATTTTAAAAAGAGAAGAAAAAAGTTCAACAGGTTTAGGAGAAGGAGTAGCAATGCCTCATGCCAAAACTTCTGTTGTAAATACTCCTACTGTACTATTTGCAAGGTCAAATAAAGGTATAAACTATGATGCCTTAGATGGTGAGCCAGTTTATATTTTCTTTATGATAGCTGCCTCAGAAGATGCTCATGATTTACATATAGACACCCTTGCTAAATTATCTAAAATGTTATTAAATGATGATTTCACACAAGGCTTAAAAACTTGTGGTACTCCAGATGAAGTTTATACTCTTATAGATAAATATTCTGAAAAATCACAAGAAGCCATTAAAAAAGAAGCAAAAGAGGTTCAAAACACAAATAAGAAAAAAATACTTGCTGTAACTGCTTGTCCAACAGGTATAGCACATACATATATGGCAGAAGCTGCTCTTAAAGAGGCAGGAGAAAAATTAGGTGTAGATGTTAAAGTTGAAACTAATGGAGCAGATGGAATTAAAAATAATTTGACTACTAATGATATCAATGAAGCTGTTGGTATTATAGTTGCTGCTGATAAAAAAGTTGAAACTACTCGTTTTAATGATAGAAAAGTTATAGTTACAAGTACAGCAGATGCTATAAAAAATGCTGAAACTTTAATTAAAAGAATTTTAAATAATGAGGCTCCTATTTTTAAAGCAGAAGCTAATGATAATTCAGAAGAAGATACACAAGAAACTGATTCAATAGGAAGAATTATCTATAAAAGCATTATGAGTGGAGTTTCTAATATGTTGCCATTCGTAATTGGTGGTGGAATTTTACTTGCTCTTTCATTTGTTGTTGAAAGATTTATGGGAGAAAATCAATTATTCAAATTATTATTTGATGTTGGAGCAGGAGCTTTCCATTTCTTAATACCTATTCTTGCTGGATTTATTGCTATGAGTATTGCTGATAAACCTGGATTTATGCCTGGAGCTGTTGCAGGATATATGGCAAGCCAAGGTGCAGGTTTTTTAGGTGGGCTTATTGGTGGATTTATTGCTGGATATTCAGTTATATTCTTAAAGAAAATGACAAAGAATATGTCAAAACAATTTGATGGTATGAAATCAATGGTAATCTATCCAATATTCAGTTTAGCAATCACTGGACTATTAATGTATTTTATAATAAGTCCTATATTTACAAAAATTAATCTTATTGTTGCTGACTGGTTAAATAATTTAGGAACTGTAAATGCTGTTGTATTAGGAGCTATACTTGGTGGAATGATGAGTGTTGATATGGGAGGACCTATCAATAAAGCAGCTTACACATTCTCAATAGGAGTTTTTACTGATACAGGAAATGGTACATTTATGGCAGCTGTTATGGCAGGTGGAATGGTTCCTCCATTAGCAATAGCTCTTGCTATGACATTATTTAAAAATAATTTTGATGAAAAAGAAAAACAATCAACAATTTCAAACTTTATACTAGGTTTATCTTTTATAACAGAAGGAGCTATTCCTTTTGCTGCCAAAGAACCAGTAAAAGTTATAGGCTCTTGTGTAATTGGAGCTGCAATAGCAGGTGGATTAACTCAATTTTGGAGTGTATCTGCTCCTGCCCCTCATGGTGGAATATTTGTTATTCCTGCAATGCCTAGTGTACACTCAGCTATATTCTTTGTAGTTTCTATTGCAATAGGAACTATAATATCAGGCATGATATTTGGACTTCTTAGAGGAAAGAAAAAATAA
- the guaA gene encoding glutamine-hydrolyzing GMP synthase yields the protein MKKGGIVILDFGSQYNQLIARRVREMGVYAEVVPFHEDIDKILDREPKGIILSGGPASVYAEGAPTLDIKLFQKNIPILGLCYGMQLITHLHGGKVARADKQEFGKAELELDDKNHILYKNIPNKTTVWMSHGDHVTEMAPNFKIIAHTDSSIAAIENSDKNIYAFQYHPEVTHSQHGFEMLKNFVFDIAKAEKNWSMENYIEITVKQIKERVGNKKVILGLSGGVDSSVAAALINKAVGKQLTCIFVDTGLLRKDEAKQVMEVYAKNFDMNIKCINAEERFLTKLAGVTDPETKRKIIGKEFVEVFNEEAKKIEGAKFLAQGTIYPDVIESVSVKGPSVTIKSHHNVGGLPKDLKFELLEPLRELFKDEVRKVGRELGIPDYMVDRHPFPGPGLGIRILGEVTKEKADILREADAIFIEELRKADLYNKVSQAFVVLLPVKSVGVMGDERTYEYAAVLRSANTIDFMTATWSHLPYEFLEKVSNRILNEVKGINRLTYDISSKPPATIEWE from the coding sequence ATGAAAAAAGGTGGAATTGTTATACTTGATTTTGGTTCTCAATATAATCAACTTATTGCAAGAAGAGTTAGAGAAATGGGAGTTTATGCCGAAGTTGTTCCTTTTCATGAAGATATTGATAAAATTTTAGATAGAGAGCCAAAAGGAATTATTCTTTCTGGTGGACCTGCTTCTGTTTATGCTGAGGGCGCTCCAACTTTGGATATAAAATTATTTCAAAAAAATATTCCAATTCTTGGACTTTGTTATGGTATGCAATTAATAACCCATTTACATGGTGGTAAAGTTGCAAGAGCAGATAAACAAGAATTTGGTAAGGCTGAACTAGAACTTGATGATAAAAATCATATACTATATAAAAATATTCCAAATAAGACTACTGTTTGGATGAGCCATGGAGACCATGTTACTGAAATGGCACCAAATTTTAAAATTATAGCTCACACTGATTCTTCAATAGCTGCTATTGAAAACAGTGATAAGAATATCTATGCTTTCCAATATCACCCAGAAGTTACTCACTCTCAACATGGTTTTGAGATGCTTAAAAACTTTGTTTTTGATATAGCAAAAGCTGAAAAAAATTGGTCCATGGAAAACTATATTGAAATTACTGTTAAACAAATAAAAGAAAGAGTTGGAAATAAAAAAGTTATTTTAGGTTTATCTGGTGGAGTTGATTCATCTGTTGCTGCTGCACTTATCAATAAAGCAGTAGGTAAACAACTAACTTGTATTTTTGTTGATACTGGTTTACTTAGAAAAGATGAAGCTAAACAAGTTATGGAAGTTTATGCTAAAAACTTTGATATGAATATTAAATGTATAAATGCTGAAGAAAGATTTTTAACAAAACTTGCTGGAGTAACTGACCCTGAAACTAAGAGAAAAATTATAGGGAAAGAATTTGTTGAAGTATTCAATGAAGAAGCTAAAAAAATTGAAGGAGCTAAATTTTTAGCACAAGGTACTATTTATCCAGATGTTATTGAATCTGTTTCTGTTAAAGGACCGTCTGTTACTATAAAATCTCATCACAATGTTGGAGGTTTACCAAAAGATTTAAAATTTGAATTACTTGAACCTTTAAGAGAATTATTTAAAGATGAAGTTAGAAAAGTTGGTAGAGAATTAGGTATCCCCGATTATATGGTTGATAGACACCCATTCCCAGGACCTGGTTTAGGAATTAGAATTTTAGGAGAAGTTACAAAAGAAAAAGCTGATATTTTAAGAGAAGCTGATGCTATATTTATAGAAGAATTGAGAAAAGCTGATTTATATAATAAAGTTAGCCAAGCTTTTGTTGTTTTACTTCCTGTAAAATCTGTTGGAGTTATGGGAGATGAAAGAACTTATGAATACGCAGCTGTTTTGAGATCTGCTAATACTATAGATTTTATGACTGCTACTTGGTCTCACCTACCTTATGAATTTTTAGAAAAAGTTTCTAATAGAATTTTGAATGAGGTTAAAGGAATTAATAGATTGACTTATGATATTTCTTCTAAACCACCTGCAACTATTGAATGGGAGTGA
- a CDS encoding helix-turn-helix domain-containing protein, whose translation MNNKTVSERLKYLRSINKKTQKEFAEFLEIPQPSMSAYENSKNNPTIDVLIDIANKCKVSLDWLAGRSDYTFGLSSMRDFVLFMYELAMKKEIGFEIIVEDKFPNNDIETEENKWNAKLVFYGNDEEHPFNADVCNILKELSDNLFDLESYSITKEQFDSMKNKSVEYYSLPLTQKEFEELSRDEILKKRIEFLKENKMI comes from the coding sequence ATGAATAATAAAACTGTATCGGAACGTTTGAAATATCTTCGTTCTATAAATAAAAAAACACAAAAGGAATTTGCCGAATTTTTAGAAATCCCTCAACCTTCCATGTCTGCATACGAAAACAGTAAAAACAATCCTACTATCGATGTGCTGATAGATATTGCTAATAAATGCAAAGTATCTTTAGATTGGCTTGCTGGAAGAAGTGACTATACTTTCGGTCTTTCAAGCATGAGAGATTTTGTATTATTTATGTATGAACTGGCAATGAAAAAAGAAATAGGATTTGAAATAATTGTGGAAGATAAATTCCCCAATAATGACATTGAAACAGAAGAAAATAAATGGAATGCTAAGCTTGTATTCTATGGTAATGACGAAGAGCATCCGTTTAATGCCGATGTATGTAATATCTTAAAAGAGCTGTCCGATAATCTGTTTGACTTGGAATCCTACTCCATTACAAAAGAACAGTTTGATTCTATGAAAAATAAGTCTGTAGAGTATTACTCTCTACCACTAACACAGAAAGAGTTTGAAGAACTTTCAAGAGATGAGATTCTAAAAAAGAGAATTGAATTTCTAAAAGAAAATAAAATGATTTAA
- a CDS encoding site-specific integrase encodes MSASKDKERGTWKIYLRYVDWQGIKQIHTKRGFATKREALEYEREFLASKSRDLNMLFESFVEIYLNDLRPRIKFNTYLTKVHIIETKIIPYFAKKSIAEITAPDILQWQNELLKKSDGEGKSYSQTYLRTIQNQLNAILNHANKYYGLTSNPAHKTTKMGKSKAQEMLFWTKEEYEKFAESIKSKPASYYAFEILYWCGIREGELLALTKDDFDLEKKILTISKSFQRLKGKDYITSPKTEKSNRTIQLPQFLCDEMSDFFRMYYHLDSKARLFTFTKSYLHHEMDRGCKLSGVKRIRVHDLRHSHVAYLIEQGFSPVVIAERLGHESISITLNYAHLYPSKQLEIIETIEKERN; translated from the coding sequence GTGTCAGCCAGCAAGGATAAAGAAAGAGGTACATGGAAAATCTATTTAAGGTATGTTGATTGGCAAGGGATAAAACAGATTCACACAAAGCGTGGATTCGCTACAAAGAGAGAGGCTTTGGAGTATGAACGAGAGTTTTTGGCAAGTAAGTCGAGAGATTTGAATATGCTTTTTGAGTCATTTGTTGAAATCTATTTGAATGATTTAAGACCGAGAATTAAATTCAACACCTACTTAACAAAGGTGCATATTATAGAAACGAAAATAATACCTTACTTTGCCAAAAAATCTATAGCTGAAATAACGGCTCCAGATATTTTACAGTGGCAGAATGAATTACTTAAAAAATCTGATGGTGAAGGAAAGTCATATTCTCAAACATATTTGAGAACAATTCAGAATCAATTAAATGCTATTCTTAACCATGCCAATAAATATTATGGATTAACAAGCAATCCCGCTCATAAAACAACTAAGATGGGAAAATCAAAGGCACAGGAAATGTTGTTTTGGACGAAAGAGGAGTATGAAAAATTTGCTGAAAGTATTAAAAGCAAGCCAGCTTCATATTATGCCTTTGAGATTCTTTATTGGTGTGGCATTAGAGAGGGTGAATTGCTTGCACTTACAAAAGATGATTTTGACCTTGAGAAGAAAATTCTAACTATTAGCAAATCATTTCAAAGGTTAAAAGGAAAAGATTATATTACATCTCCAAAGACGGAAAAAAGTAATAGAACAATTCAATTACCACAATTTCTATGTGATGAAATGTCTGATTTCTTCCGAATGTATTATCATCTGGATTCAAAGGCAAGGCTCTTTACTTTTACAAAATCATATTTACATCATGAAATGGATAGAGGCTGTAAATTATCAGGAGTAAAAAGGATTAGAGTTCATGATTTAAGACATTCTCATGTTGCTTACTTGATAGAGCAGGGTTTTTCTCCTGTGGTAATTGCAGAAAGATTAGGTCATGAAAGTATCTCAATAACCTTAAATTATGCACATTTATATCCGTCAAAGCAGTTGGAAATCATTGAAACGATAGAGAAAGAAAGGAATTAA
- a CDS encoding plasmid mobilization protein — MSKIFKRESLQSKGRKLKVDNNRKRNIIVNFRMSPEEKSLLEEKIALSGLNKQDYMIQMIINHKVEVFGNIRVFDELKTKLKMLEEYFKNVNLDCDMDENKLELLAYILEMFETVNRNKNDSTYGNR; from the coding sequence ATGAGTAAGATATTTAAAAGAGAAAGTCTACAGTCAAAAGGTAGAAAACTGAAAGTCGATAACAACAGAAAAAGAAATATTATAGTGAATTTCAGAATGTCTCCGGAAGAAAAAAGTCTATTGGAAGAGAAAATAGCATTATCAGGATTAAACAAACAGGATTATATGATTCAAATGATCATAAATCATAAAGTTGAGGTATTTGGAAATATAAGAGTGTTTGATGAACTGAAAACGAAACTGAAGATGCTTGAAGAATATTTTAAAAATGTTAATTTGGACTGTGATATGGATGAAAATAAACTCGAACTTCTGGCATATATTCTGGAAATGTTTGAAACGGTGAATAGAAATAAAAATGACTCTACCTACGGCAATAGATAG
- a CDS encoding AAA family ATPase has protein sequence MKAYTIDTEFDASDKYIVDNIIARKSITLIVASPKKGKTALGLNLGICINEGIDFLENKVRKTNVVYYCNELSGKLIQERIKRLDIPCSNTMKFYEGTSYVDFGEFERIIKSDVELGYEVFVVDTFSKIKYDRKYNANDYNDTYEVIEKYGCTFIMMYHTKKDSSIKSVSEKVIGSQALSGSVDTIIAINKSSEFDTEFSLDVTSRLFESKVYQVKIHPSKKILELDKIDPIEMLEPSIQRLVQLMPKLKEIDGTIVDICSKIKLEIESPQQFCKTLNRNKDILRKNGISITMKRGKNNNNYQVKYNSEDVIY, from the coding sequence TTGAAAGCATATACGATAGATACTGAGTTTGATGCCTCTGATAAGTATATTGTTGATAATATTATTGCAAGAAAAAGCATTACATTGATTGTAGCTTCACCTAAAAAAGGTAAGACGGCATTGGGACTTAATCTTGGGATATGTATCAATGAAGGAATCGATTTTCTTGAAAACAAGGTGCGTAAAACAAATGTTGTTTACTATTGTAACGAACTATCCGGAAAACTTATTCAAGAAAGAATTAAGAGATTAGATATACCTTGTTCAAACACTATGAAATTTTATGAAGGCACAAGTTATGTAGACTTTGGTGAGTTTGAAAGAATTATAAAATCTGATGTTGAATTGGGTTATGAGGTGTTCGTAGTGGATACCTTTTCTAAGATAAAATATGACAGAAAATATAATGCCAATGATTACAATGACACCTATGAGGTTATAGAAAAATATGGTTGCACTTTTATTATGATGTATCACACAAAAAAGGATTCATCTATCAAAAGTGTGAGTGAAAAAGTGATAGGTTCTCAAGCATTATCCGGTTCAGTAGACACCATAATAGCTATTAATAAATCATCGGAATTTGATACAGAGTTTAGCTTAGATGTAACCAGTAGGCTTTTTGAATCAAAGGTATATCAAGTAAAAATTCATCCGTCAAAAAAGATATTGGAGTTAGATAAAATAGATCCGATTGAAATGCTGGAACCGTCCATTCAAAGATTAGTTCAACTTATGCCTAAATTAAAAGAAATAGATGGAACAATAGTTGATATTTGCTCAAAGATAAAATTAGAGATAGAGAGTCCGCAACAATTCTGCAAGACCTTAAATCGTAATAAAGATATTCTCAGGAAAAATGGAATCAGCATTACAATGAAGCGAGGAAAAAACAACAATAACTATCAAGTTAAATATAATTCAGAGGATGTGATTTATTAA